AAATTTCTAATAGTTAATTCATCCTTCCAAAAATGCATTACTTTTTTTGCTAAATCAATTATTGCTATTGATTCACCAAACTCAGATTTAAGTTCGTCTTCAAGATAAATGATAATTGGACTTTCAATATACCCTTCTTCAATATACCCTTTTTCAAAATATCGGTTCTTTTTTATTTCTCTAACTGATTTGTGCCTTTGACTGTCTACGGCAAAATGTTTTATTCCGCTTGCAATATGATTACATAAGCGCAATATTGGTTTACTGTTTAATTTTGCACGGTCGTTGCTATATCTACCTTGAAAAACCCAGTCAATTAAGTGGTATGCGGTCACGAAAAAATTAAATGCCAGATAAACATCATCTTTATTTTTAGTTAAATTGGCAAAATCAAATTCTAATTTTTTCCAATAGTCATTAACTGTGTATAGTTCAATAAACCCCCTACTATTTTTCATACTTATATTTTACTCATTTTCAACTTAAAACATTATCTATCTATTCATCCCTTTCCAAAAACCGCACATTCCTTTTCAATCCCTCAAAGCCCGTTCTTTTCACAGCCGAGCCGGTAAATAATTTCTCAAAGGTAGCTTCATTGAGGTGTTGCCAATCTTTTTGGCTCATTTCCATTAATTCGGGTTTGGGTTCAAAATCTGGCTCGTTGTGAGGTTTTGAGAATCGATTCCAGGGACAGACATCCTGGCAAATGTCACAGCCAAAAGCCCAGTTTTCAAATTGGCCTTTGAACTCATTGGGGATTTCTTCTTTCAATTCAATGGTAAAATAGGAAATACATTTGCTGCCATCAATTTGATAAGGTTGATCGAGCGCCCCGGTAGGACAGGCATCAATACAGGCAGTACAAGTACCACAATGATCGGTTACCGGGCCATCGTATTGCAGCTCCAGATCGCAAATGATTTCAGCCACAAAAAAGAAAGAACCGCTTTGCTTGTTCAGCAGGTTGGTATTTTTGCCAATCCAGCCCAGGCCACTGCGTTTTGCCCAGGCCTTGTCCATCACCGGAGCAGAATCCACAAAAAAGCGGCCATCAATTTCGCCCAATTCCTCCTGCATTTTCGCAAAAAGCTGCTTGAGTTTTTTCTTCACCACCTTGTGATAATCCCTGCCATAGGCGTATTTGGAAATTTTAGGAGCAGTGGCATCCTCCTGTTTTTTTTCGGTGTAATAATTGAACAACAAGGAAATAACGGATTTTGCCCCGGGCACTAATTTTCGGGGATCGGTGCGCTTTTCAAAGTAATTTTCCATGTATTGCATCTGCCCATGTCGCCCTTGCTTGAGCCAGGCTTCCAACTGCCGCGCCTCGGGTTCCAACTGCTCGGCCTTGGCAATTCCGCATTGCATAAAACCCAGCTCGCTTGCCCATTTCTTTATCTGTATGCTGCGGTTTTGAGGGTTCATTTTTGAATTTTTTGGACATTGAGTGATTCAGGTCATTTCGATACATCCCGACCTTCGGCACGGGACACTCAATGAACTGAATCGTATCGAAATGGTACAAAAATTTGATTCTTGAAAATAATTTAGCGTTTTCACTAATTACAAGGTCAGTTTGTAAGTTACACAGGGAACTGAAATCGTGAAAGTATTGCTCCACGTAATGCCTGTGCTGTCTTCAATTGCCGAATAATAGTAAGTGCCGTAGTTTAATTCCACATCCAAAGTGCCGTTATTGTTGCATTGTGGGTCGGTATTGAATACCTCCGTAATTTGTCCGCGATAAATACTGTCAACGCTAATTCGAATGGGGTTGCCAGAAAAATCACGCCAAAAACTCACCGTTCCGCTATTGTCCTCATTGGAGTTGTTTGTATTATTGCCAATATTATCGACACACCATTTGCCGCCAAATCCGCTGTCGCAAACACAATCGCCATCAGAGCAATAGCCATTTTGACAATTGTCTTCACAGGGCGTATTCTTATTGCAATTGCTCAATGCAAAAGCAAAAAGAATCAATAGAGGCAAAAAGTACATTTGCTTTCGTAAATCTTTCATTAAATCCATTTTTTGCGCTTGAAAAATACCAACATGGCAATTACCAGTACAATCATTAGTCCCATAACGATAGGGTAGGAATACTTCCATTGCAGTTCGGGCATGTATTCAAAGTTCATTCCGTAAATCCCCACAAGAAATGTCAATGGAATGAAAATGGTAGCAATGATGGTCAACACTTTCATCACGCGGTTCGTTTCGTTCGATTGCCGATTGAGGTAAACATCCATCAACATACCCACCAAATCTTTCTCTGACTCAATATTGTCAATGATTTGCTTGAGGTGATCGTGAATGTCTTTTATGAATTTTTTCGTGTCGGGCACCATCAGTGGCGAATCCATAATTTCCAGCGTATTGATGGATTCCTTTAGTGGAACAATCTGTCTTTTAAGGTGCAGCAGCATTTTTTTGATATCCTGAATTTCGTTCAGTTGCTCCTCCCTAAAATGTTGGAACAATTCCATTTCCATTTCCTCAATGCGCTCATCAATATGTTCGGTGAGGATAAAATAATGATCCACCACAATATCGATGAGGCGATAAAAAAGGTAGTCGCTTTTTTTGTTGCGCACATTGCTGCCTTCGGCTCGAATTCGGTTGCGAATGGCATCAAAAACATCGCCTTTTTTCTCCTGAAAGCTCAACATATAATTTTCACCCAAAACCAAACTGATCTGCTCGGTGTCCAATTCATTTTTCTCCGTATTGTACTGAATCATTTTAAGGGTGAGAAAAAGATGCGGGGGAAATTCGTCAATTTTAGGCCGCTGTGTAGTGTTCATTATGTCCTCTACCAAAAGCTCATCTAATCCGAATTGTTTGGTCAATTTGCTGATCAACTCTACATCGCTCAGTCCGTTGACATTCAACCAATAGGAATAATCCGCTTCGGGTTTTTCACCGAGCTCCTCAAATTTTTCATAGCTGCTTTCCTTTAGTTCAGTTGACTTAAACTTGAATAAGTCCAGGCTGACTTTTTCGCCTTCTTTCTCGCCAATATAAACCAGCGATCCGGGTGGCAGTCCAAGCTTTCGCCTTCCTCTTTTTACGCTTTTTTTCCTGGGCATTGGTTAAATTTTAATTGAAATGAATCTCATAATCTACCCATTTCCGGTCAATTAAAGTAGGCCATAAGCTTAGCTGAATACGGTTGATCTTTCCCCAGGCAGGCATACTTGTAATTCCCGGAGGTCCGTTCAAACCCAGACAGGTAATGGCAGCAAAGGCCATTTTTCCGGTCATGGCATCGCTGTGCTTAATCGCCAATCTGACTCCAAGCTCATTGTATTCATTCAGCTCTTCCCTGCTTTTCTCTGTTGCGGCTTCTCCGTGAATGCCGTTTAGCCCAACAATGGAAATATTTTGCTTTTCAATTTGAACAGGGCTGCGTTCCCAAATTTTCTTTACAGCATCAATGAATTTGGTGACTTTATCGTAAGTATAGGGTCGGGAAAAATAGAAGAATTGCTCAGAAATAAAGCCTTCGTTTTGTCCCATGCTCAGTTTTAATTTTTCCGGTCTGGGCTTGCCCTTTACGCCCGAAAGTTGCACTTTGTTTTTCGCCAGTGTTTCCAATTTCACTTTGCTTAGATCAACTGTAACATCCGGTGTCAAGTAATTTTCAGGATCGTGGATTTCATAAATCAATTGCTCTCGCAAGCTGTCCCTGCTCAGCAATCCACCTGCAGAATCTAGTTTTGAAAATATGGCTTTGCCATCGGGAAAAACCTGGGCAATGGGATAGCCCAAAGCATCTATGGGATAATCCATAGGCCACTGTGCATAGGAATTTCCACCACTGGCCTGTCCGCCACATTCCAGCAAATGCCCCACGCAAATACCGGTAGCCAATAGATCGAGTTGCTCGCTTGTGGCGTTTTCAATTTCCCAATTGAATTCATGCGCCAAAATCCCGAGGGTCAAACAAGGGTCGGCCACCCTTCCTGCCAGAATAATTTGCGCCCCTTGATCCAAAGCATCTTTTACGGATGCTGCACCTGTATAAACATTGGCATGTGTTGCAGGATATTTAGAGTCACTGTACGGCACCTGACTGTCGAGGTGTAGGAGTTTTTCGCCTCCGTTCTGCAATTCTTCTAATCGATCGATCATATTGTCGCCCGTAATGGCTGCGATTTTCACGTCTGTAATGCCTTGTTTTTCTAGTATGGCACTTACTTTTTTAACGGCTCCCAGTGGATTCAAGCCACCGGAATTGGTTACTATTTTCATGCCCTGTGCCAATGCAGCAGGGTAAAGTGTTTTGGCTAAAAATTCAATATCGCGGGCATAGCCCATATTTTCATCCCTAAGCCGATCCTTTTGAAGGATGGATAATGTCAACTCTGCAAGTGCATCGGATACCAAATAGTCGGCAGCACCTTCTGAAACCACTTGCATAGCAGCCATTGGGCTGTCTCCGTAAAATCCCTGGGCGGCTGCAATTCTTACTGATTCTTTCATTTTATTGGATTCATTATTTTCCAAATGAAGATAAAACAAAGCGGGGGTATATCAAATTGCAAAAGGATGATGTGGGATCTGTGATGTCAAATGTGAGATGGAAAATGTGGGATTTGGGATGTGAAAATTATGATGGAAAATGTGTAACGCGCCCTCGCCCCGCTTCCAGCGAGCGAGAATCTTAATTGCGTCTCGCAAAATATTTCAACACACAGCCGGAGGCTGTTAAATAATTCACTCCCAGAAGGTGGGAAATGTGGGATGTAAAATGTTGGATTTAGGAGTGCGGTGATTTCAGAACCACCTAGGTCAAATACACATTTTGGTCATCCTCGCTTACAGTAAAAGTTCTGAGGTCTTTATCGGCAGGCCCTTTTAGGACTTTTCCCTCAATACTAAAGCGGCTACCATGACAAGGGCATTTGAGCTCTGTACCATCTGGTTTTACGGTACATTTTCTATGTGTGCACTCCGCCAATACGGCTGCGTATTTACCATTTTCCAATTTGTGGATCAACACAGCATCGGGGAATTTTTCTACATCAAGTGCTACAAAATCTTTCTCGTTAAAATGGATTTTGGCCACTTTAATGGTTTTGTCTTCTACCGAATATGGCACATAACTATAAGAAGCACAGGATTCCAATAATGTAGCTCCACAACAAAGTCCTCCGGTAACTATGCCCGAAGTTTTTAAAAAAGATCTTCTTGTATTTTCCATGGGGATAGAGTTTATTTTCTTTTTAAAGATTTATTAATCCTGCTACTGATAGGTCTTCATCCAACTCCGCCAATTAATCCCTATCTGAGTCGGAAAATAAAGCTACATTTTTTAAGTTGATAAT
This portion of the Chitinophagales bacterium genome encodes:
- the queG gene encoding tRNA epoxyqueuosine(34) reductase QueG, translating into MNPQNRSIQIKKWASELGFMQCGIAKAEQLEPEARQLEAWLKQGRHGQMQYMENYFEKRTDPRKLVPGAKSVISLLFNYYTEKKQEDATAPKISKYAYGRDYHKVVKKKLKQLFAKMQEELGEIDGRFFVDSAPVMDKAWAKRSGLGWIGKNTNLLNKQSGSFFFVAEIICDLELQYDGPVTDHCGTCTACIDACPTGALDQPYQIDGSKCISYFTIELKEEIPNEFKGQFENWAFGCDICQDVCPWNRFSKPHNEPDFEPKPELMEMSQKDWQHLNEATFEKLFTGSAVKRTGFEGLKRNVRFLERDE
- a CDS encoding acyclic terpene utilization AtuA family protein, whose translation is MKESVRIAAAQGFYGDSPMAAMQVVSEGAADYLVSDALAELTLSILQKDRLRDENMGYARDIEFLAKTLYPAALAQGMKIVTNSGGLNPLGAVKKVSAILEKQGITDVKIAAITGDNMIDRLEELQNGGEKLLHLDSQVPYSDSKYPATHANVYTGAASVKDALDQGAQIILAGRVADPCLTLGILAHEFNWEIENATSEQLDLLATGICVGHLLECGGQASGGNSYAQWPMDYPIDALGYPIAQVFPDGKAIFSKLDSAGGLLSRDSLREQLIYEIHDPENYLTPDVTVDLSKVKLETLAKNKVQLSGVKGKPRPEKLKLSMGQNEGFISEQFFYFSRPYTYDKVTKFIDAVKKIWERSPVQIEKQNISIVGLNGIHGEAATEKSREELNEYNELGVRLAIKHSDAMTGKMAFAAITCLGLNGPPGITSMPAWGKINRIQLSLWPTLIDRKWVDYEIHFN
- a CDS encoding Rieske (2Fe-2S) protein, coding for MENTRRSFLKTSGIVTGGLCCGATLLESCASYSYVPYSVEDKTIKVAKIHFNEKDFVALDVEKFPDAVLIHKLENGKYAAVLAECTHRKCTVKPDGTELKCPCHGSRFSIEGKVLKGPADKDLRTFTVSEDDQNVYLT
- the corA gene encoding magnesium/cobalt transporter CorA; this translates as MPRKKSVKRGRRKLGLPPGSLVYIGEKEGEKVSLDLFKFKSTELKESSYEKFEELGEKPEADYSYWLNVNGLSDVELISKLTKQFGLDELLVEDIMNTTQRPKIDEFPPHLFLTLKMIQYNTEKNELDTEQISLVLGENYMLSFQEKKGDVFDAIRNRIRAEGSNVRNKKSDYLFYRLIDIVVDHYFILTEHIDERIEEMEMELFQHFREEQLNEIQDIKKMLLHLKRQIVPLKESINTLEIMDSPLMVPDTKKFIKDIHDHLKQIIDNIESEKDLVGMLMDVYLNRQSNETNRVMKVLTIIATIFIPLTFLVGIYGMNFEYMPELQWKYSYPIVMGLMIVLVIAMLVFFKRKKWI